The Nostoc sp. 'Lobaria pulmonaria (5183) cyanobiont' genome window below encodes:
- a CDS encoding protein phosphatase 2C domain-containing protein: MENDAATLYCPNENCQAANPLTHKFCQRCSTPLPKNYLWAVVDSPSVGSPGEILADRYLILDKFVLLDTKPGLLALTPELDNLQPLKAYLRLIPYRLHVPQVYGVLFVADGSSHREILLLEKPPLLIDDTIQQVHLGSQLSTAWRNATSMRQLNWLWQIAHLWQPLVSEGVASSLLDSDVLRVEGSLVRLLELRFDSATSPELPQLGEFWQQLVSTAKPAIAEFVDRVSLALIQGEINSTDQLVGVLDRGLAGLGRSQTPTIQIITKTDTGPSRQRNEDACSPPSGTLVSKPPQPTALAIVCDGIGGHEGGNVASNLAIETIQQQVQQLTKVPYDHIDPSLLLNDLDKAVAMANDKISQRNDGENRQGRQRMGTTLVMALPVAHEMYITHVGDSRAYWITRHGCYQVTLDDDVASREVRLGYAIYREAVQQSAAGSLVQALGMGSSTSLHPTSGRFMLDEDAVFLLTSDGLSDFDRVEEYWETEILPILVGEANIATVADRLVEIANTKNGHDNVTVALVHYQVQYWEPEITIQAVIPESYSAKTVDLASRATDATVLGSPNHKTQVIPDTEPAKSRQFPLQWIVPLIFVVAAGFLGLFVKQLRSPSGASPIFSNPLQTQNPANPAIEATSTPRSLANLSLGWVIKTNNDISLGNNQSLPRGTFLEVIEKKSNPNPASGSFLMSMRVCANKTTQTPANPNNPDVTTSVPPNSKPLPATVLLNSFQVNRFGVVLQSNVPNPCRSVTQPPVTEPSDTSPT, translated from the coding sequence TTTGTTCTTTTAGATACGAAGCCTGGTTTATTAGCGCTAACGCCTGAATTAGATAATTTGCAGCCTCTAAAAGCTTACCTGAGATTGATTCCCTACCGTTTACACGTACCCCAGGTATATGGAGTGCTTTTTGTTGCTGACGGGTCTTCCCACCGAGAAATATTACTCTTAGAAAAACCGCCGCTATTAATAGATGATACTATCCAACAAGTACATTTGGGCAGCCAGTTAAGCACCGCTTGGCGTAATGCAACATCAATGCGCCAACTAAATTGGTTATGGCAAATAGCTCATCTGTGGCAACCTCTTGTGAGTGAAGGTGTCGCCTCTAGCTTACTTGACTCTGATGTATTACGGGTAGAAGGATCGTTAGTACGTTTGTTGGAATTGCGTTTTGATAGCGCCACATCACCAGAATTGCCCCAATTAGGTGAATTTTGGCAACAGTTGGTCAGCACTGCCAAACCAGCAATCGCGGAATTTGTTGATCGCGTTAGCCTTGCTTTAATTCAGGGAGAGATTAATTCAACCGATCAATTAGTCGGAGTTTTAGATCGGGGACTGGCAGGGTTAGGGCGATCGCAAACACCCACCATCCAAATTATCACCAAAACCGACACCGGGCCAAGTCGCCAACGTAATGAAGATGCCTGTAGCCCCCCCAGTGGAACTCTGGTGAGCAAACCACCCCAGCCAACAGCCTTAGCAATTGTCTGTGATGGCATCGGCGGACACGAAGGCGGCAATGTGGCCTCAAATTTAGCCATTGAAACAATCCAGCAGCAGGTACAGCAACTAACAAAGGTTCCCTACGACCATATAGACCCTTCATTGCTGCTGAATGACCTAGATAAGGCAGTGGCAATGGCCAATGATAAAATCAGTCAGCGCAATGACGGTGAAAATCGCCAAGGGCGTCAACGCATGGGCACGACTTTAGTCATGGCATTGCCTGTTGCTCATGAAATGTATATTACTCACGTTGGCGATAGTCGTGCCTACTGGATTACACGTCACGGCTGTTATCAAGTTACCCTCGATGATGATGTCGCCTCCCGCGAAGTGCGACTAGGTTATGCCATTTACCGCGAGGCAGTGCAACAAAGTGCGGCTGGTTCTCTCGTCCAAGCTTTGGGGATGGGTTCTAGCACTTCATTGCATCCTACATCGGGACGGTTTATGCTCGATGAAGATGCTGTTTTTCTGCTCACATCCGATGGTTTGAGTGACTTCGATCGGGTAGAAGAGTATTGGGAAACAGAAATCTTGCCGATTTTAGTTGGGGAAGCAAATATAGCAACTGTTGCCGATAGATTAGTCGAAATTGCTAATACTAAAAATGGACACGATAATGTCACCGTCGCTTTAGTTCACTATCAAGTCCAATATTGGGAACCAGAAATCACCATCCAAGCAGTGATTCCAGAGAGTTATTCTGCCAAAACTGTTGATTTAGCATCCAGGGCGACAGATGCGACAGTTTTAGGCAGCCCAAACCATAAGACTCAGGTGATTCCAGACACTGAGCCTGCTAAATCTCGTCAATTCCCCCTACAGTGGATAGTTCCATTAATATTTGTGGTCGCAGCAGGTTTTTTAGGATTGTTCGTCAAGCAACTGCGATCGCCATCAGGGGCCTCTCCAATTTTTTCTAATCCATTACAAACTCAAAACCCTGCCAACCCTGCCATTGAAGCGACATCTACACCGCGATCGCTGGCTAATCTTTCTCTTGGTTGGGTAATTAAAACCAATAATGACATCTCCTTGGGAAACAACCAATCACTTCCTCGTGGGACTTTTTTAGAAGTTATTGAGAAAAAATCAAATCCAAATCCTGCTTCTGGGAGTTTTTTGATGTCTATGCGAGTCTGTGCCAATAAAACTACACAAACTCCAGCTAATCCTAATAACCCAGATGTAACTACCTCAGTTCCACCAAATTCAAAACCTTTGCCAGCAACAGTATTGCTAAACTCCTTCCAAGTCAACCGTTTTGGCGTTGTTTTACAATCAAACGTACCAAATCCATGTAGATCTGTGACGCAACCGCCAGTTACCGAACCATCTGACACCAGTCCAACTTAA